The window GGCGAGTGGCCCGGCCACCTTCACGGTGAACGTCGCGCTCCCCTCGTTGTTGCGTGGCTCCGCGTCGTTCAGCCCCACCCACACGAGCCCCGGCGTGCGGGCCACGAGCCGCGCGCAGGGCGCGACGATCGCCCCCATCCGCGCGTCCCCGCCGCCGACCGCGGCGATGCCCGCTCCGTGGGGCGCCGATCGGAACGGCTCGTTGTCGAAGTTCGGATCGTGCGCCTCCTTCTCGAAATACCCGCGTGGATCGATCCACGCGCCGCGCCCCGTCCCGATCCGGTATTGCCCGCGCGCCGAGATCTCGACCACCTCCCCGGCGCGGATCGGCCTCATCGGCACGAGCGCGCCGCCCATCGCGGCGGTCACCGGCACCTCGACCGTCTCCATCGCCTCGGTGTAGGGCATCACGGCGAAATCCATTCGTGTCACGCCTCCGCCGCGCCTCGAGAACACGGGCTGCGTCGCTTGTGCTGCGAGCAGCTCCTGCCTCCCGAGCTTCACCCCGCCGATGACCTCCGCCCCGTCCCCGTCCCGATCCACCACGGCCAGCGTGATCCCCTCCGGCGGGATCGAATTCGTCGGGATCACGAATTCACCGTTGAACGTGGCCTGCATGGCGTCGTGCGCGGTCGGCGTCTGGTAATGGGCGGCGCTGCCCACGCCGAGCAGGACCACGAGATCGGGCAGGCGCGGATCGGCGTTTTGGGGCCTCGGACGGGGATCGACGGCGCAGAGGGACTCGGCGCCTTTGCCCGTGATCGGATCGGTCGTGGCCATCACGCGGCCGAGCATGCCGCACGCCGCGCCGTCGGTCGGCTGCGGCTCGATGTCGTCCCACGGCACCTGCGTGCCCGGGCGGAGCGGCGTGACCTCCACGGCGTCGACACGAAGGACGAGCCATGGCGGCTCCTTCCACGTGCTCGGGGTCCCGGGCTCTCCCATCGGCTCGGCGCAGGCCGCGGCGAAAAGGAGCACGAGCGAGGCGAATCCGATCCGGCGCATGCCCCACCGTACGCCAGAACGAGCGGGAAGGGTAGGGAACGCTTGATTACGGCCCGCAGAGCGCGGGGTTCGGCGCCGGCGGGAGCGGGAAGGCGTCCGTGGCCTCCTTCGCGAACTGGCACTGCAGATCCTCGGCCTTGCACCCGGCCTGGCTGATGCAATTGCCCTCGGCGTCCGTGCCCTGGCAGAGGCAGGAGGTGTCTCCCGCGGGGCAGATCTCGACGAGCTCCATCATGCCCATGTCCTCGTGGTTCAGCTTGTGGCAATGCAGCACGAACTGGCCCGAGAACTTGCGGAAGTTCGTCAGGATCTGCCGCGGCCCGTCCTCCGCCTGCACCCAGAACGTGTCACGCCAGTGCGGGAAGTTCGGCTCCTTGTTCGAATCGTTCGCGCAGACGAGGTACGGGTTGATGTGAATGTGGAACGGGTGCCCGTCGAACGCGCGGATCTCCCATTTTTCGGTCGTGTCCACCTCCATCACCCGGTCGCTGCGGTACCCCCAGGCGCGCCGATCGTCGAAGCGGCGGCAGCTTATGTTCGGCGCGGGGCAAATACACGTGGGCGCGTCGGGATCGACGCCGTGCATGTGGTCGCCCGGGTTGCACGAGCCGAGCTCGGACGGCTTCATCGGATCGGGTTCTTCTCCCGGCGTGGGGACGAGCAGCGCCACCTTTTGATGGATCTTCTCCACCGACTCGCAGCTCACCTCCTGCATTTGCCCGTCGACCTTGCCCACCCACGTCGTGGGGGGCGCGATCGCCGCGAGGGCCGACTCTGCCGGCATGTTCGTCTCCGTGGGCTCGCCATTTTCGGGATCCACGTCGAAGATCGCCACGACGCTCCCGAGCGGATCGGCCGGGCGCCGCCCCACGAGGCATAACGTCGTCTTCTCGGCCGGCATCTTCACGAGCGCCTCGATGCGATACCCCGGCGAGACCCACATCGTGTCGCTCACGTAAAACTGCGGCAGCGTGAGGCCGTCGCGCGCGATCTGCGTGATCTCCATCGGGCGGAGCACGTCGAACGTGCCGCACGTCGGGTCGTCCGAGGGGTGGATCTTCATCCCGAGCTCGTTCGGGGTGCCGGCGTGCACGATCCGGAGGCGCTCGACCTGGTTCGGCGAGGTCTTGATGTGCGGCCGGAGCTTTCCATTCACGAGCGTCGGCTTCGACTCGCTCTCCGCGCCCTCGAAATCGTTCGCCGAGAGCGTATCCTCGGTGCACGCCTCGCCGTCCGCGAGCGGCCGCGTCGTCTCCACGCCGATGGGCACGCCCCCGAGCACCAGGATGCGCTCCTTTGCGAGGGCGACGCCGGGGACCTCGTCGAGATCACCCTCGATGATCAGCGCGCCCGCGGCGCCGTTCGTCACCTGGACCGCCGTCGAGC of the Polyangium spumosum genome contains:
- a CDS encoding multicopper oxidase family protein, with the protein product MRYGILVLLGAALAGCSDGAEAPAGPPEVFENPRESIPNAEGVHELRLAPSEVTIGGKRYCLRTYNGSIPGPTIRVPAGSDRKVRVDLHNDFERSDYRLVAGAANTSAVTCHDFNLTNLHAHGLHVQPNYATPVAGDPCEGNGCGPDTRYHGDDVLHEVPPGEMAQYRFDLDEDGHHHAGFNWYHPHIHGSTAVQVTNGAAGALIIEGDLDEVPGVALAKERILVLGGVPIGVETTRPLADGEACTEDTLSANDFEGAESESKPTLVNGKLRPHIKTSPNQVERLRIVHAGTPNELGMKIHPSDDPTCGTFDVLRPMEITQIARDGLTLPQFYVSDTMWVSPGYRIEALVKMPAEKTTLCLVGRRPADPLGSVVAIFDVDPENGEPTETNMPAESALAAIAPPTTWVGKVDGQMQEVSCESVEKIHQKVALLVPTPGEEPDPMKPSELGSCNPGDHMHGVDPDAPTCICPAPNISCRRFDDRRAWGYRSDRVMEVDTTEKWEIRAFDGHPFHIHINPYLVCANDSNKEPNFPHWRDTFWVQAEDGPRQILTNFRKFSGQFVLHCHKLNHEDMGMMELVEICPAGDTSCLCQGTDAEGNCISQAGCKAEDLQCQFAKEATDAFPLPPAPNPALCGP
- a CDS encoding C2 domain-containing protein: MRRIGFASLVLLFAAACAEPMGEPGTPSTWKEPPWLVLRVDAVEVTPLRPGTQVPWDDIEPQPTDGAACGMLGRVMATTDPITGKGAESLCAVDPRPRPQNADPRLPDLVVLLGVGSAAHYQTPTAHDAMQATFNGEFVIPTNSIPPEGITLAVVDRDGDGAEVIGGVKLGRQELLAAQATQPVFSRRGGGVTRMDFAVMPYTEAMETVEVPVTAAMGGALVPMRPIRAGEVVEISARGQYRIGTGRGAWIDPRGYFEKEAHDPNFDNEPFRSAPHGAGIAAVGGGDARMGAIVAPCARLVARTPGLVWVGLNDAEPRNNEGSATFTVKVAGPLAAEWAEGKTTTPCGSFP